The genomic stretch CCGACCCGCGCGAGGATCGCCCTCACGCGGTCTTCCGCCGATAGCGTGTCGGCGCTCTGGCCAGTTGCTGCGCGAATGATCTGCCCGTTGTTCATATGAACATGATCGCGCCCCCCTGTTGCGCTTCATTGACGTTCATATGAACAAAAGATGACTCCCGGGCTTCACCCCCTTTGCGTAAACGCTAGCGCACCAGCCTCAGGATGTCGCCGGGCGCAATCGCCCGAGAAAGTCGACAAGGGCGGCAGCGAACTGCCCGGGGGCCTCGACATGCGGATAGTGACCTGCCCCCTCGATGATCAGGCTGGCGCAGCCGAGCTGCCCCGCAAGCCAGGCGGCCTCGTCGCGGGCATCGCGAAAATCCGGATCGCGACTCCCCATGACCACGAGCGCCGGCACCTTGACGCTGCCGACAATCGACGCCGTCTCCGCCTTGGACAGCCCGACCATGATGCGCAGCGCCTCCATGCGCCCGGGCCCGCGCAAGGCCTTGTCCAGCGCCCGACGATAGCGCTCATGGTCTGGCGGCTTTGCGAGCGTAAACAGGCTGTTCCAGTAGGTGAGCCAGAACCAGACCCGCCACGGCCCCCCAAACCCGAGCGCCAATGCCAGACGGGTCACCACTGAAGGTGGGCCATCACGCACGATCGGGCCCAGCAAGACCACGCCGAGAACCTTATCCGGCGCTTCGCGGGCGGCCCACAGCGCGGAGCCGGCGGCAAAGGAGTTGCCGAACAGGAACACCTCCGTGCGTCCGAGGTGCCGGGCCACCGCCAGGGCATCGCTGCCAACCGCCCGCGCCGAGTAGTCATCCCAGCGCACCGAGCTGTCCCCGTGACCGCGGATGTCCATGGTCACGACGCGATAGCCTGCCGCGACCAGTAACGGGCTCAGGTAGCGATACTCGGCACGTACATCGCCCATGCCCGGAATCGCAATGATCAGCGGGCCGTCCCCGCCAGTGTCATCGCAGGCGATGCGCCCTCCATCGACCTCGACGAAGAATGTGTTCACAGCAGATGCCGAAGGCGGGAAAGCAGCGTCCGCGCCCGCCTTCACGGTCGGAGAATCAACGTCGTTCGCGACAGTCAGCATGGGCAGACACCCTGAAAAAAGTCGTGAGCCGTCCGCCATTGGGCGGCTCCGATAACAATCTAGACCACGGCCCCCCGATTTGCAGAGAAAGCCTTGCAGCACGAGCCGCACGGCTCCTTCATGCAGGCTGCGAGCATGTCGGATCCGGCTCTTCCTGCCGTCGCGGACGCTGCATGAAATTGTTCAGCAGCAGCGCAAGAATCACCATCCCGCCGCCGCCGACCTCCCACACACTGACCGGCTGCCCCTGGACGGCCTGTATGACAAAAGCAGTGATGGGTACGAAATTGATGAAGAGCACGCCATTGACCGGTCCCAGGCGACGCACACCCTCATTCCAGCCAATCACCGCAACAATCGAAGCCAGCACGATGATGTAGGCAAAACTCGGAAGGCTCGCCGTCAGTTCAGATGCCGCCGGCAGCCGAGCGGCACCGGCAAACACAGCGACCACCGTACTCAGCGCGATTCCGCCCACGCCAAAGCTTACCGTCAGCACGCTGTAGCGCAGCGGTGACCAGCCGGCGAAGCGCCGCGCACCAAGCGTGTAGATCACCCACGACAGCACGCCGGCAAGGATCAGTCCATCCGCCCCCGCCGAGTTCGACTCGAGCAGTGCAAGCGGACGGCCATCGGTCACGACCATGGCAACGCCCAGGAAGGCAATCAGGATGCTGATTCCTGTATGCCACGCGGGCATGGTGCGCGACATGACGGCGGTGACCACGGCCGTCAGCAAGGGCATCAGCGCAACCAGAATGGCGCCGTGTGCGGGTGTCGATGCGCGCAAGCCGGTAAACACGAAGAGGCTGAAGCCGCAGAAGCCGGCGCAGCCGAACAGGAAAAGGGCCGGGCCCCGCCCCTCGGCCCGCAGTGCAGCACGCCCCTCGACAACCCACAGGATCGCCAGCATGATCAGGGCCGTGATGCCGTACCGGATCAGGGTCAGGAAATAGGGATCGACAAATTGCAGGGTAGCCTTGGCCACCGGAAACATGCCGCCCCAGCTTAGCGCTGCTGCCAGCATCAGAAGGCAGCCCATCAGCGGGGACTGCGAAGAGGTGTTCGGATTCATGGTCGCACTCCGTTGAAGAGAACTTGTGCAAATGATGGTAAGACGCTAAAAAACTCTCGCCAATTAGCTAAATTCAGGAAGCCTCTGTGCGCAAATCAACCGACTCAAAGCTGCAATGGGAAGATGTTCGCTACTTTCTTGCCCTCACGCGCGAGGGCAGCCTGTCTGGCGCGGCGCGAAAGCTTGTGGTCGAGCATTCCACCGTTGCACGCCGGGTCGAGAGCCTGGAACAAGCCATCGGATTGCGCCTCTTCGACCGCCTGCCGCGCGGCTGGCAACTGACCGCAGAAGGTGAGGGGCTGGTCGGTCTGGCCGAACGCATGGAGGACGAGGCGTTTGCTTTCGAACGTGCGGCAATCGGTACCGGCAGCCTGAGCGGGACGGTACGTGTTTCGCTTCCGCCCAGTCTGGCCAATGTGTTTCTGGTGCCTCGCATTGCCGCCCGGCACGCGGACTGGGGCGGCATTACGCTGGAATTGGTGGGTGATCTGCGAGAGGTGAATCTGTCCCGGCGCGAAGCCGACCTGGCCGTCCGTCTTGGACGGCCGCAGGATCCAGGGCTGGTCGTGCGCTCACTGGGAAAGATCGGCTTCGGTCTTTACGCGCATGTGGACTACGTCCGCAAGCACGACGAAGGTGACTGGACCTTCATTGGCCTCGACGACAGTCTGCGCCACCAGCCGCACCAGATCTGGCTGGAACAGTACGCCGGCCAGCGCAGTTTCGTGCTGCGCAGCAATGACCAGATTGCACTGCTTGGTGCGGCGAGGGCGGGACTGGGCGTCGCCTGTCTGGCGCATTACCTGGCGGGAAGTGACACAAGCCTGGCACAAGTGACGACAGCCGAGCCTGTGCCAAGCCGCGAAATATGGTTGGTGCTGCACGCCGACGTCCGCCGCTCGCCGCGGGTCAGGGCGATCGCCGACCTGATCACCAGCCTCTGCGAGGAGGACGCCGGCTTTCTGGCGGGACCGCGATAACAGCGCATGTCCGGTTGACGCACCAGTCCGGTGCGCCTGCGCTCTGGAACGCACGCCCGTCGCGCAATCTCCGGTACGCCATCCACGGCGTCAGCGCCGGCAAGCCACCTGCGCAGCGGTGATCCACAACCGGGCGTGTCCGCATGCTTCTTGCTATCCAAGACGAACACGCGTCACATCTGACATAGAATTACGGCAATCTCAGGCCCCTACTCTGGCCAAAGCGGGTATCCGGCATCCGCTTTCCAGTATCGCTCTCGCACTCAACAGGACAAAACCATGCGTTCACTCAACTTCATCGGCGGCGAAAAAGGCGGCGTCGGCAAATCGGTCGCCGCCCGCGCCCTCGCGCAGTACTTTATCGACCGCGAGCGCCCCTTTACCGGCTTCGATACCGATCGCTCGCACACCACCTTCACCCGCTTCTATGCCGACTACGCGTCACCAGTGATCGTGGACAGCTACGAAGGCCTCGACACGATCGCAGCCAGC from Parazoarcus communis encodes the following:
- a CDS encoding alpha/beta fold hydrolase; this encodes MNTFFVEVDGGRIACDDTGGDGPLIIAIPGMGDVRAEYRYLSPLLVAAGYRVVTMDIRGHGDSSVRWDDYSARAVGSDALAVARHLGRTEVFLFGNSFAAGSALWAAREAPDKVLGVVLLGPIVRDGPPSVVTRLALALGFGGPWRVWFWLTYWNSLFTLAKPPDHERYRRALDKALRGPGRMEALRIMVGLSKAETASIVGSVKVPALVVMGSRDPDFRDARDEAAWLAGQLGCASLIIEGAGHYPHVEAPGQFAAALVDFLGRLRPATS
- a CDS encoding DMT family transporter; this encodes MNPNTSSQSPLMGCLLMLAAALSWGGMFPVAKATLQFVDPYFLTLIRYGITALIMLAILWVVEGRAALRAEGRGPALFLFGCAGFCGFSLFVFTGLRASTPAHGAILVALMPLLTAVVTAVMSRTMPAWHTGISILIAFLGVAMVVTDGRPLALLESNSAGADGLILAGVLSWVIYTLGARRFAGWSPLRYSVLTVSFGVGGIALSTVVAVFAGAARLPAASELTASLPSFAYIIVLASIVAVIGWNEGVRRLGPVNGVLFINFVPITAFVIQAVQGQPVSVWEVGGGGMVILALLLNNFMQRPRRQEEPDPTCSQPA
- a CDS encoding LysR family transcriptional regulator; the encoded protein is MRKSTDSKLQWEDVRYFLALTREGSLSGAARKLVVEHSTVARRVESLEQAIGLRLFDRLPRGWQLTAEGEGLVGLAERMEDEAFAFERAAIGTGSLSGTVRVSLPPSLANVFLVPRIAARHADWGGITLELVGDLREVNLSRREADLAVRLGRPQDPGLVVRSLGKIGFGLYAHVDYVRKHDEGDWTFIGLDDSLRHQPHQIWLEQYAGQRSFVLRSNDQIALLGAARAGLGVACLAHYLAGSDTSLAQVTTAEPVPSREIWLVLHADVRRSPRVRAIADLITSLCEEDAGFLAGPR